One Kribbella sp. NBC_00662 genomic region harbors:
- a CDS encoding L-threonylcarbamoyladenylate synthase, which yields MARYFDIHPENPQRRSIGQVVDLLREDGLIAYPTDSCYALGCQLGNREGIERIRTIRQLDDRHHFTLVCENFAQLGQFVHISNAVFRSIKAATPGSYTFILPATKEVPRRLLHPKKKTVGVRIPDHVVTQALVSELGEPLVSSTLLLPGHEDPMTQGWEIKEELDNQIDAVIEGEAGTEPTTVVDFSEDVPELVRVGAGDPTPFE from the coding sequence ATGGCCAGGTATTTCGACATCCATCCCGAGAACCCCCAGCGGCGGTCGATCGGGCAGGTGGTGGACCTGCTGCGCGAGGACGGGCTGATCGCGTACCCGACCGACTCCTGCTACGCGCTCGGCTGCCAGCTGGGGAATCGGGAAGGGATCGAGCGGATCCGGACCATCCGGCAGCTGGACGACCGGCACCACTTCACGCTGGTCTGCGAGAACTTCGCCCAGCTCGGGCAGTTCGTCCACATCAGCAATGCCGTCTTCCGGTCGATCAAGGCGGCCACGCCGGGCAGCTACACCTTCATCCTCCCGGCCACCAAGGAGGTCCCGCGCCGGCTGTTGCACCCGAAGAAAAAGACAGTCGGCGTGCGGATCCCGGACCATGTCGTCACCCAGGCCCTGGTCTCCGAGCTAGGTGAGCCACTCGTCTCCAGCACCCTGTTGCTCCCCGGCCACGAGGATCCGATGACGCAAGGCTGGGAGATCAAGGAAGAACTCGACAACCAGATCGACGCCGTCATCGAGGGCGAAGCCGGCACCGAGCCGACCACAGTCGTCGACTTCTCCGAGGACGTCCCCGAACTGGTCCGCGTAGGCGCAGGAGACCCGACTCCGTTCGAGTGA
- a CDS encoding class F sortase yields the protein MPTPTEPMSAPPGRVGTPAPSQRVRFIPQQVVLPGGKDAPVLAATTVDGQLQVPAKPQWVGWWDGGAEAGDPFGSVVLAGHVDSKNEGLGFFARLLDVRAGETVVLNGSGHTASYRVVSIQSVRKDALATKSGAFDQTVDHRLILITCTGPYHADRGGYEDNLVVTATPIGLAK from the coding sequence GTGCCGACTCCGACCGAGCCGATGTCCGCGCCGCCAGGACGGGTCGGCACGCCTGCTCCGAGTCAGCGCGTCCGCTTCATCCCGCAGCAGGTGGTGCTGCCGGGCGGCAAGGACGCACCGGTGCTTGCGGCAACTACCGTCGACGGGCAGCTCCAGGTGCCGGCCAAGCCGCAATGGGTCGGCTGGTGGGACGGTGGCGCCGAGGCCGGTGATCCGTTCGGCTCGGTGGTGCTCGCCGGTCACGTCGACTCGAAGAACGAGGGGCTCGGCTTCTTCGCCCGGTTGCTGGATGTTCGGGCCGGCGAGACCGTCGTACTGAACGGGTCCGGCCACACGGCGTCGTACCGGGTCGTGTCGATCCAGTCGGTGCGGAAGGACGCGCTGGCGACCAAGAGCGGGGCGTTCGACCAGACCGTCGATCATCGCCTGATCCTCATCACCTGCACCGGCCCGTACCACGCCGATCGTGGTGGCTACGAGGACAACCTGGTAGTGACCGCGACCCCGATCGGCCTGGCCAAATAG